ACGAATAATTTCTCACCTGCCAATAAACGGCAAGTATTGCTATTACGAGAAACAGACAGACCAAAAAATCATAACGAATATTAACTATTCTATGTTTGTCGGTATTGTTCATGTTTTTCCATTGCCGTCAGATCAGGATGCCATTCTCGGAGAGGATATAACACCGCCGGATCTAATGGCCATATCATCTTTCCGATGTAGTTTGTGTAGACAACGATTGCGTTGGCAACTCGTGCTTTTAATGAGAGGGTTTCTATAGATGTTACTGCCCCTCCATGCTGCTGAACAAAAAAAGTTATAAGACATGAAATGACAGAGAGAACAAGCAGTGGGATCTTTTCCCGGATTAAAGTGATAAGGACAGCCACAAAGCCACAATTCTGGAGAGAACATAAAAAAAGGGGGGCATTCATGCCCCCCTTTTTTTATTAAGTCACATAATATTTAATCTGAAGTTGTAGAGCCATCGGCTTGAAGGGTATATGTCTTGGTTGATGCAGTGTGGCTAAACGTCATAGTACCTCCAATAACCCCATTGGTATCTGTCAGCGGCCCTCCGCCAATGGCTACATTAGGATCCGCAGTAAAGCCGGCTACAACATCACCACTGGCGATCGAAGTGCTGGTGCTGTCGGTATCGGCAAAGTAAGCCAACGCGCTATTATAGAAATTTTTGGCGCTAGCGAGGGCTGCGGAATTCTGGCCCTTTGTGCGATACGACAAAAAGTTGGGGATGGCAATGGCAGCCAGGATACCGATGATCGCAA
This genomic window from Candidatus Desulfatibia profunda contains:
- a CDS encoding prepilin-type N-terminal cleavage/methylation domain-containing protein, whose product is MLQKLRGNNQKGFTLIELMIVIAIIGILAAIAIPNFLSYRTKGQNSAALASAKNFYNSALAYFADTDSTSTSIASGDVVAGFTADPNVAIGGGPLTDTNGVIGGTMTFSHTASTKTYTLQADGSTTSD